A window from Onychostoma macrolepis isolate SWU-2019 chromosome 07, ASM1243209v1, whole genome shotgun sequence encodes these proteins:
- the LOC131544001 gene encoding asialoglycoprotein receptor 1-like, which yields MRMNWTNAQIHCKTHYVDLAAITDDTENKFLANKLSSQSLSDAWIGLYRVPWLWSDMSNVSWFSVKWESGQPDTVNGNECARADTEGLMAADTCSTPLPFYCHENRKIQRVRFTVKSDGHLDESTVMEAIEKKMKQILSDQDMKIRSSITWSVQPDEKIFQRQKTQ from the exons ATGAGAATGAACTGGACTAATGCTCAAATTCACTGCAAAACACACTACGTAGACCTGGCTGCCATTACAGACGACACGGAGAACAAGTTCCTAGCAAACAAGCTTTCTTCACAGAGCCTCAGCGATGCCTGGATCGGCCTGTACAGGGTCCCATGGCTGTGGTCGGATATGAGCAATGTATCGTGGTTCTCTGTGAAATGGGAGTCTGGGCAGCCTGATACCGTGAATGGAAACGAGTGTGCGAGAGCCGATACTGAAGGACTGATGGCTGCAGACACCTGCTCGACTCCACTGCCTTTCTACTGCCACGAAAACAGGAAAATACAGCGTGTGAGATTCACCGTCAAATCAGACGGACATCTGGATGAATCCACAGTGATGGAGGCCATAGAGAAGAAG ATGAAGCAGATCCTCTCGGATCAGGACATGAAAATCAGATCCAGCATAACATGGAGCGTCCAACCTGACGAGAAGATCTTCCAGCGCcagaaaacacaataa